GCGTCCTCGGTCATATGGCTGAGAAAAAACTGACTCAGAAGCAGGGCGTTGAAATAACCGTGCGCCTGGAAGATGGTTCCTATGTGTCTGTCGTTCAGCAGCATGATCCGGCAGCGGCCTTTAATGCGGGGGATCGTGTGAAGGTGCTGACCCAGGGGACGACCAGTCGGGTGGTGCGTGTTCAATAGCTGAGATGCTGCTGTTTACTATTGGCTGTTCGCTGTCTGAATAAAAAGCCGCGCCTGGAGTAAAGGCGCGGCTTTTTTTGTTAGCGGTTTTGTGGAGCAGTCCGGGGTTCGAGCAGGTAGTAATCCGTCTTGAACTCAACGGGTGGGTCAACGTCCAGTCGGCTGACCGGCTTGAAGCTATGGCTGCCTATGTAAACTGCGTCAGGGTAATGGTCTTTCAGGCGCTTTTGCACTTTGTCGGTATTTCTTCTGCCATGGCGTATAAGAATCATTCCTCCCCGGCGGTGGAAGTCTTCAACGTCCATCCACAGGCTTTCAGCCGGATTCAGGCCAAAGAAAGGAATGGGGCCGGTCTTGCTATAAGGAACCAGCTCGGCAACGTGATAATGAAGGCCGCCCAGATAAGGCATTGGATAGGAGTGGTACTTCTGCCAGAGCTTGTCGGCGTAAGCCATTTCTTCACGGGCAGGCATGTAATCATCGGATTCCCAGTACCTCTCTTTTTGCAGGGGTTTGTAATACTGGAAGCCCGTTCTTAATGCACAAAAAGTCATTCCCAGTGCCAGACAGCAGATGGCCAGGGTACGAAACCGTTTATAGGTGATTTCCGGTTTCAGCGTCACCAGAATGAAAAGCGGCAGCCAGGCAAAGTAGGGCGTCGCCCACCGGGGAATAAGCTTCTCGCCTGTCATCAGACCAAACACTATTGAGAGCACAAACGGTCCCAGGGCTATGGCGGTCAGGAACAGGGTTTCAAATGAACCGTATTGAATGTTGAGTTTTTTTGCCCGGAAAAGCGGTATGCACAGCAGCAACATAGGAAGAATGTTGTTGAAACTGTTGACAGTGAATGACAGGGGGTAATAAAACCGATCGGCCCAGCCGGATTCGTGCTGGCTGTCCGGGTTATCTACGTACATTTCTTCGAGATAACCGACCGCTGCAAAGTTATTCTCCATCAGCCATTGCAGATGAGGCAGAACGATCAGTGTGGCGACAATAGCTCCCAGCCAGGGGGCAGCGGTTTTCAGGCTTTTCTGGCCTTCTTTGGTGATCAGCAGAACGATCAGCAGCGGCAAAAATAAAACCGCAACCTGATATTTGGCAAGAACTGCCAGACCGGCCAATACACCGGTTAACAGCCAGTATTTCAGGGACTCACGGGTAACGGCGAAATAAAACGTTAAGGCCAGCAATGCCCACACAGGCCCCTGAATGGTGTCGGGCGTCACCCGCTCGACCCGGTTGCTGTAAAACAACACGCCTTGTAGCAGGAAGACAGCCAGCAGAGCCCCCTGGCCAGGCAGGTACTCTTTGGCAAGACGCCAGACAGCGATAAATACAATAACGATGGATAACTGCGCAAGGAAATACACCGGCAGGTCTGAAGTGTCACTTAAATTGGCAAACAGTGCCGTCACCCAGGCTGCCAGAGGCGGATGTTTGTCATAACCCCACTGCCACAGGTTGCCCCAGGCGATCCCTTCCAGAGTGTCAGAATTCAGGGAGTGCCGAACCCAGTTGGGGGCCAGTGTCCAGAATGTTAACTG
Above is a genomic segment from Endozoicomonas euniceicola containing:
- a CDS encoding glycosyltransferase family 39 protein, translating into MDDLQTNTSEPLKYPLRWLSLLCFFQLTFWTLAPNWVRHSLNSDTLEGIAWGNLWQWGYDKHPPLAAWVTALFANLSDTSDLPVYFLAQLSIVIVFIAVWRLAKEYLPGQGALLAVFLLQGVLFYSNRVERVTPDTIQGPVWALLALTFYFAVTRESLKYWLLTGVLAGLAVLAKYQVAVLFLPLLIVLLITKEGQKSLKTAAPWLGAIVATLIVLPHLQWLMENNFAAVGYLEEMYVDNPDSQHESGWADRFYYPLSFTVNSFNNILPMLLLCIPLFRAKKLNIQYGSFETLFLTAIALGPFVLSIVFGLMTGEKLIPRWATPYFAWLPLFILVTLKPEITYKRFRTLAICCLALGMTFCALRTGFQYYKPLQKERYWESDDYMPAREEMAYADKLWQKYHSYPMPYLGGLHYHVAELVPYSKTGPIPFFGLNPAESLWMDVEDFHRRGGMILIRHGRRNTDKVQKRLKDHYPDAVYIGSHSFKPVSRLDVDPPVEFKTDYYLLEPRTAPQNR